In Paroedura picta isolate Pp20150507F chromosome 1, Ppicta_v3.0, whole genome shotgun sequence, the following are encoded in one genomic region:
- the HCRTR2 gene encoding orexin receptor type 2 isoform X3: MRTVTNYFIVNLSLADVLVTITCLPATLVVDITETWFLGDSLCKVIPYLQTVSVSVSVLTLSCIALDRWYAICHPLMFKSTAKRARKSIVVIWTVSCLIMIPQAIVMECSSVLPGLANKTVLFTVCDERWGAEVYPKLYHTCFFLITYMAPLCLMVLAYLQIFHKLWCRQIPGTSATVQRKWKPVQSTAQTRGPRPSAKLRISAVAAEIKQIRARRKTARMLMVVLLVFALCYLPISILNVLKRVFGMFNNADDREMVYAWFTFSHWLVYANSAANPIIYNFLSGKFREEFKAAFSCCCDFGINPRQGQGGRGQANTESRKSLTTQLSNFDPASKASEHVALTSITTLPANGAGPMNSW, translated from the exons ATGCGGACAGTGACCAATTATTTTATAGTCAACCTGTCCCTCGCAGATGTCCTCGTCACCATCACATGTCTTCCAGCAACCCTAGTGGTGGACATCACCGAGACATGGTTCCTTGGGGACAGCCTCTGCAAGGTGATCCCTTATTTGCAG ACTGTGTCAGTTTCTGTTTCTGTGCTGACGCTCAGCTGCATTGCGCTGGATCGATGGTATGCAATTTGCCACCCTTTGATGTTTAAAAGCACAGCCAAGCGGGCCAGGAAGAGCATTGTCGTTATCTGGACTGTGTCCTGCCTTATCATGATCCCCCAGGCAATTGTCATGGAGTGCAGCAGCGTGTTGCCAGGATTAGCCAACAAAACCGTCTTGTTCACCGTTTGTGATGAGCGCTGGGGAG CTGAAGTCTATCCGAAACTGTACCACACATGTTTCTTCCTAATAACATACATGGCCCCACTGTGTCTTATGGTGTTGGCCTATTTGCAGATATTTCACAAGTTATGGTGTCGACAG ATTCCGGGGACTTCAGCCACGGTTCAGAGAAAATGGAAGCCTGTGCAGTCTACGGCACAGACCCGCGGGCCGAGGCCATCGGCAAAGCTGAGGATTAGTGCAGTGGCAGCTGAAATCAAACAGATTCGAGCCAGGCGGAAAACAGCACGTATGCTAATGGTCGTTCTTCTGGTTTTTGCACTTTGTTATCTGCCCATTAGCATTCTCAATGTACTGAAAAG GGTCTTTGGGATGTTTAACAATGCTGATGACAGAGAAATGGTGTATGCCTGGTTTACATTTTCCCATTGGCTTGTATATGCAAATAGTGCGGCAAATCCAATCATTTATAACTTTCTCAGTG GGAAATTCCGAGAAGAATTTAAAGCCGCCTTTTCTTGCTGCTGTGACTTTGGCATCAATCCCCGCCAAGGCCAGGGAGGCAGGGGGCAGGCAAACACAGAGAGTCGGAAATCCTTGACCACTCAGCTCAGCAACTTTGATCCTGCTTCTAAAGCGTCCGAGCATGTTGCACTGACCAGTATAACCACACTGCCGGCCAATGGCGCTGGGCCTATGAACAGCTGGTAG